A section of the Malania oleifera isolate guangnan ecotype guangnan chromosome 2, ASM2987363v1, whole genome shotgun sequence genome encodes:
- the LOC131149026 gene encoding uncharacterized protein LOC131149026 — MDVRPLLQPLLPITTDAAATTATTSPSASATVTTLISSSVDDNKHDELADVISSNSGIILRLLSIAFVGILSIWANYEASKGFDITVVNDARDSPAGQRFDLLFVRNDEARRMVLIAAKFLDNILYSDHHLKMRVNSVTARLAGRNLTSTVVVKATGNRDFWINISPQILQERDVNRAMASALQHGMAKIWLWGSHLTAPAALVDGIVEYISLLSGSGAGILDAGGVWSPAPGSNTVCWEANNTDPVAVARFLSFCEKREKGFIGRLSKALEDGWHDRTVDDALGVPAQSLCDSG, encoded by the coding sequence ATGGATGTCCGACCCCTTCTTCAACCCCTTTTACCCATCACCACTGATGCGGCCGCCACCACCGCCACCACGTCTCCCTCGGCCTCCGCCACCGTCACCACCTTGATTTCTTCTTCCGTAGATGACAATAAGCATGATGAGCTCGCCGACGTCATTTCATCAAACTCCGGGATCATTCTCCGACTGCTTTCCATCGCTTTCGTCGGAATATTATCCATATGGGCAAACTACGAAGCGTCCAAAGGATTCGATATCACCGTCGTCAACGACGCCCGCGACTCGCCAGCCGGGCAGCGGTTCGATCTCTTATTCGTACGCAACGACGAGGCCAGGAGAATGGTCCTCATTGCAGCTAAATTTCTAGATAACATTCTTTATTCCGACCACCACCTTAAGATGCGAGTCAACAGCGTCACCGCGCGGCTGGCCGGACGGAACCTGACCAGCACGGTGGTCGTTAAAGCCACGGGGAATCGTGATTTTTGGATAAATATAAGCCCTCAGATACTGCAAGAGAGGGACGTGAACCGTGCGATGGCATCGGCCTTGCAGCATGGAATGGCTAAGATATGGCTGTGGGGTAGCCACCTCACTGCCCCGGCGGCTCTTGTTGACGGTATTGTTGAGTACATAAGCCTTTTGTCGGGATCCGGTGCAGGAATATTGGACGCCGGTGGTGTATGGTCGCCGGCGCCGGGCAGTAATACTGTGTGCTGGGAGGCTAATAATACTGATCCTGTGGCCGTGGCGCGGTTCTTGAGTTTTTGCGAGAAGCGGGAGAAGGGGTTTATCGGACGGCTGAGTAAGGCGTTGGAGGATGGGTGGCACGACCGGACGGTGGATGATGCGCTGGGGGTGCCAGCTCAAAGCTTGTGTGATTCTGGTTAG